ACGTCCACGAGGCGGTAGCCGCGCCCCTCGACCATGTCCCCGAGGGCGGTCCCGCTGGCCTTGACGTACATGGTGCGGCGGCCGTCGGTCTTGACGCTGGTGTTGCCGCCGCCGCCCTGCACCCAACGCGGGGAGGCGCCGACAGTCCGTGAGATGCGGAGCATGTCCTGCAGATCGGCGTTCATGGCTCGATTCCTGGAGGGAGCACGTGGGCCGTGATGCGCATACACTACCGCAGAGCGGGCGGCACTGGCAAGCGGGCGCGCCGTGGTCTGCCCGCGTGCAGACGCGGCGCCGGCGGGGCCGGAGCGGGCTGCGCAGTATCTCGGCCCGTCGCTTGACAACGGGCCGTCGAATGGATAACTTGACTGGGGTTTGAAACAGTGGGGGCGTAGCTCAATTGGTTAGAGCATCGGACTGTCGATCCGAAGGTTGGGAGTTCGAGTCTCCTCGCCCTCGCCACGAACGGGGACGCCGCTGAACGGGGCGTCTCCGTCCTTTTTGGGCCCCCGCCAGGCGGCAGCCGGCCAGCCGAGCCGGGCTTCGGTTCAGGGCGCCTGCTCGCTGACGATCACGATCTCCCCGTCGGCGCCCCGGGCGGCTACGTCCTGGGCGGTCGCGCCGGGACGGCCGCTCCGTCCGGCGACGCCCGCGTGTCCGTCGCGTCCGTCCCTGCCGGAAGGCCCCCTGTCGCCGGCCGGTATGGTCACATGCTTCTTGTGCCGATCCTTGTCCGGATCGTGCCGCCACTCCGTCGCGGCGGGGCCTCCGTCGCCGCCCCTGCCGCCGGGGCCGCCGCGTCCCGGATCGCCGCCCCGGCCGCCCGAACCACCGGGGCCGCCGGCCCCTGCGGCGCCGACTGCGCCCCCTTCGCATGAGAACTGCACGCACCGGCGGGCGAGGTCGAGAGCGTCTCCGGTGAGGCGGTAGGTGACGAAGATGCGGCCTCCGTTGCCGCCCGGCCCTCCCGGCGCGCCGTCTCCGCCGTCTCCGCCATCGCCGCCGTCGCCGCCGTCGCCCCCGTCACCGCCCTGTGCCCCGCGGTGGCCGCGTGCTCCGACGTGGCGGGCGTGCAGACCTTTGCCTCCCCGCCCGCCATCGCCGCCGTTGCCGCCGCTGCCTCCTGTGCCTCCGGCGCCGCCGTTGCCGCCGGAGCCTCCCCGCCCGCCCTCGGCCGTGACAAGCAGCCTGCCGTCGGGGTGCAGAACGGAAACGGCGTCCTCCGTCGGCGACGGCCGCATGCTGATGCAGAGCAGAGCGGTCTCATAGAAGGGAGAGGTCAGGGAGGACACCACGACGGCCAGGTCCGAGGCGTCGCCTCCCGGCCCGCCGGGCGTGCCGTCGTCTCCGCCGTCGCCTCCGTGTCCGCCGTGCTGTCCGTCCGAGCCGTCCTGGCCGTCCTCGCCGCGGTGGCCGTCGGCGCCGGACCGGCCGTCATCCCCACTCCGCCCGGAATCGCCTTGCCGGCCGGTCCGGCCGCTGCGGCCCTGGGCGCCGTCGAAGTGCAGGGAGCGCTTGCCGCCGAAAAGCGGGCGGAAGAGGGCGACGGCGCACACGTCGGGCGCGTCCGTAGCGCAAGCCGACAGCGTGTAACCGGTGCGGGCGGCCCGCAACTGGTCCCGATGCGGCGTGAACCGCCCCTGAGCGTCGAACTGACCGTCCTCTGAACGGAGCCCGATCGCGTCCGACGGGATTGTGCCGGCGGCATGCGCCGATGCGCCGCCGGCAAGGCCGGCCGTGTAGAAGGCCAGTCCGTCTTCATCAATGACGATCGCGCCGTCGAGCACCTCCTGGCGGGCTGTCCACGGCGCAATGCCTGCGAGTTCATGGAACAGGGCATAGATGGCGACGATGCGGCCGGGGCCGCCGCGGTCCGTCGGCGCGGAGAGGCCCGCCGGCGGGCGGCGCAGAGGCGGTGCGGGCACGGGCGGATCCGCCCTGCGGAACACGTGGCAGCCGGCAAGCGAGAAGACCAGGAGGATGGCGGCGCATGCGCGTGTCATCGGCCTGCCTCCTCGCGAACGGTGCGGCGGATGAAGCGCTGGATCTCCAGATCGGGCTCGCCCGCTTCGACGGCGGCCCGGCAGGCGTCCCGCCAGTTCTCGGGCGTTACGGCGAGCAGGTCGTCGGGCAGCGGCGTGAACTCCGCCCGAAGCAGGCCGGCGTCCGTGCGTTCCAGCGCCCACAGGGCCAGCATCCGGGTCGCCCGATCAGCGCGCGCTCGGGCGGCCGCCAGGAGTGCGGGTGCGGTGCGCGCGTCGGCGATGCGCCCGAGGAACCAGAGCGCGCTCAATCGGACGGCCGGGTCGGCGTGCGTGAGCAGGTCCGCGAGCGCGTCCACGGCGGCGGCTCGCGTCTCGTCGTCCGTGTCCTGGCCTTCCAGCAGGAGGTCCCCCACGGTGCAGAGCGCCGGCCGCAGTTGCGGGGCGTCCTGCGTGGGGCGGAGTTCCTGGAGCAGCGTGAGGGCCACCGGCAGGTTCTCCAGCTCGTGACGGAACACCCCGGCATAGCGGAGGACGGGCACCGAGGATCGGTAGCTCCGCTCGGCATCGCGCACGAGGCGCACGACGCGCAGTCGCGCCTCCGCGTCGTCCTTCAGCACGTCGAGGAAGCCGCTGAGTGACTCGAGAAGCTGCTGCACCGCCTCCGCGTCCGCACAGCCGCCGGCGGCCTGAAGGAGGTAGGCGGCGGCAGCCGGATCGTCCTGCAGGCCGAGCGCCCAGACCGCCCAGCGCCGCACGGCAGGATCGGGGTCGGTCACGGCGAGCGCTCCGAACACCGGCAACGCCTCCGTTCTGTCCAGGCAGGCCAGGGACTCCACGGCGGCGGTCCGGATGCGCGGCTTCTGCGCGTTGTCCTGCGCAATCTGAATAAGCGTGGCCGCGGCCTCGGCCTGCTGCTCGACGCCCTGGACGTTGCGCAGGCGGGTCACCTTCTCCAGGCGCGAGACACAGCCGGGCGCAAGCAGCGACAGGGCGACGGCGGAGAGGAACGCCCGGAGGATTGTCCCAGGCCGTCCGTGCAGTCCAACGCTGATCGGCCTCCCAGGGAGTTCCGTTTCCATGCGCCTGAGTATGACACAAAGGCAGGCGCATGTCCATGCATTTTTTGCGCTTGCCCTGCCGGGCACGCGGCCGTCCGTGCCTGTCCGTGCACGTGCGGTGCGCGCGCAACGCCGCAGAGCCCGGTGCCGACGGACTACTCCGTCTTGCCCAGTTCGCGGGCCATGGCCAGGTCGCGTTCGGCCATGCC
This sequence is a window from Candidatus Brocadiaceae bacterium. Protein-coding genes within it:
- a CDS encoding HEAT repeat domain-containing protein, producing MTRLRNVQGVEQQAEAAATLIQIAQDNAQKPRIRTAAVESLACLDRTEALPVFGALAVTDPDPAVRRWAVWALGLQDDPAAAAYLLQAAGGCADAEAVQQLLESLSGFLDVLKDDAEARLRVVRLVRDAERSYRSSVPVLRYAGVFRHELENLPVALTLLQELRPTQDAPQLRPALCTVGDLLLEGQDTDDETRAAAVDALADLLTHADPAVRLSALWFLGRIADARTAPALLAAARARADRATRMLALWALERTDAGLLRAEFTPLPDDLLAVTPENWRDACRAAVEAGEPDLEIQRFIRRTVREEAGR